Proteins encoded together in one Lathyrus oleraceus cultivar Zhongwan6 chromosome 5, CAAS_Psat_ZW6_1.0, whole genome shotgun sequence window:
- the LOC127085938 gene encoding transcription elongation factor SPT6 homolog isoform X19, translated as MARVRKKSTPEEDEQEKILRKGKRKLASTVDDDDEEDMDEFEVDGFLVGSDEDKEDSGEEDNPKQTQKKKKRKRSSKNIVLDDDDLELIRENKKKMNDGKLKRLKKTGKVTEPMEQSSDDEGSLNDLFEDVTDDSEDDMSDFIVDEEPAIYGKGDSLRPKKFKGMKHSSSLSKEAKHRSGKSGNDPKNMDVAGEGNSVADSDLPERIQMIEDIVGSIPVDRMSIEEESSWILRQLESNINPFFSEAKSCGLGDSVNREDIVRFLELYHIKKYDIPFIAMYRKEQCPSLLRDGKQDDSESTLLNDGEGKPKLNWHKILWIIKELDIKWLHLQKRKSMLQRYYNKHFEDECQMSFLAEESSFHKQIFDSITNMLEKAETEKEIDDVDMKFNLYFPPADEFLSSGYKRPLMKTYYSDCRKAGLSSLARKIGNPEKFSSLVTLNRVGVASEEDPEESPEEMAAIYTCETFRTSEAVLKGARHMASLMLSCEIPFRKHVRSIFMDKALVSTSPTLKGNIAIDSFHEFAGFKWLKDKPLLKFEDSQWLLIQKGEEEELLKVEIKLPDDAVKELLAIFNDAYLKDSEGTSTQLWNEQRKSIVQDTISSILLPSMEKEARALLNAKAKICSLMKYGMQFWNRISVAPYLNNDNAAAQERGVVACCWGNGKPGTTFVMLDSKGELVDIMHAGSLTLRSQNVNDQQRRKSDQKCVLKFLTIHRPKVIVLGAANATCIRLKEDINEIISMMSEDNFQDVSQEMNGLPAVVLGDEGLPHLYEESEISMSQFPRQYGIVKRAVALGRYLLNPLAMVATLCGVNKEVLSWKLNPLERFLSSDEKMEMIEWIMIDITNQVGIDINMGIRHDWLLAPLLFVSGLGPTKAGVLHRELLGGTDVRNRKDLAKFGLNTKRVFCNAVGFLQVSGDDPNFIDTAGNILDRTRIHPESYSLAEELAKAVVTIHYADANDTQVNAIECIQNEPKLLESFDLNEYADRMETEKGEYKRVTLFDMKMELVHGFNDPRSPYQEPTQEDEFYMVTGETGVALIEGERVQATVRRVLARQAFCVLESGISGVLFKEDFSDDIGDIPLTEKLREGVVLKCKIKLIDKSRCQVNLTCKVSELKSVGDQSFRDMDPYYCQGNFDLLSKQESTDKKDVNKNFLSRKISHPHFQNITADQAKEFLAEKIVGEFIFHPSSRGLCYLTLSLKFFDALYVHKDILEGEKSDDMNSLVELGRTLKVGDEIFESIDKVIELYVNPLVVHLKDLINFRKFKKGTKAEVDELLKHEKEEYPNRIPYGIGISFEHPGVFILSYIRSTNPHHEYIALHPKGFKFRKQIFNNVEQLMAYFQNHINDNVARANDQSKDYNDSGGGRGRGRGRGGGGGSCYKCGESGHMARECTQEGGGGGGGGRGGGGGTCYKCGESGHMARECTQEGGGGGGRGGGGTCYKCGESGHMARECTQEGGGGGGRGGGGTCYKCGESGHMARECTQEGGGGGGRGGGGGGACYKCGESGHMARECTQEGGGGGGRGGGSCYKCGESGHMARECTQEGGGGGGWSSSGGRRGGRGRGRGRGSSYSSFSHDDSVDVNDGGGFGTSNGGSGWGGTGGGSGWGGSGGKSWGGNSTNEESNPEKGGWGVTAADNGGSGNDNSGWSSAHGKNATSSGGESGWGATGGKSWGGNSSNKESNTTEGGWGVTTGSGNETGGTSWGGNSTNKESNATKGGWGVTTGSGNEIGGKSWGGNSTNKESNTAVGGWGVTAGSGNETGGKSWGGNSTNKESNTTEGGWGVMAGSGNETGGKSWGGTSTNNESNTTGGGWGVTAASGNETGGKSWGGNSTNKESNTTEGGWGVTTGSGNETGGKSWGGNSTNKESNTTGGWGVTTGSGNQDSGWSSGHWKNAAPSGGESGWGGTNGGSGWGGTGGSGGKSWGGSSTYEENNTAEGGGSGYGGGGGRGSGRGGGACFKCGESGHMARDCTQEGGGGRGGGGRGGGRGGGACFKCGESGHMARDCTQEGGGGGRGGGRGGGACFKCGESGHMSRECTQNGGGGGGGWGGGGRGGGRGGGVCFKCGESGHMARECTQEGGGGGGRGSGGGGACFKCGESGHMARECTQEGGSGGGGGGRYGGGGGGNCFKCGESGHFARECPSSTS; from the exons ATGGCGAGAGTAAGAAAAAAATCTACTCCCGAAGAAGATGAACAAG AGAAAATCCTAAGGAAAGGGAAACGGAAATTAGCTTCTACTGTTGACGACGATGACG AAGAAGACATGGATGAGTTTGAGGTGGATGGGTTTTTAGTTGGTAGTGATGAAGACAAGGAAGATAGCGGTGAAGAAGATAATCCTAAGCAAACacaaaagaagaaaaagagaaa GAGATCGTCAAAAAACATTGTTCTTGATGACGATGATCTTGAATTGATCCGTGAGAACAAGAAAAAAATG AATGATGGGAAGCTGAAGAGGCTTAAAAAGACTGGCAAAGTTACCGAGCCGATGGAACAATCTTCTGATGATGAAG GATCTCTTAATGATCTTTTCGAAGATGTGACTGATGATTCTGAAGATGATATGTCAGATTTTATAGTGGACGAAGAGCCTGCTATCTATGGGAAGGGAGATTCTCTCAG ACCAAAAAAGTTTAAAGGCATGAAACATTCATCTTCGCTTTCAAAAGAAGCCAAACATAGATCTGGCAAGTCAGGCAATGATCCTAAAAATATGGACGTAGCTGGAGAGGGTAACTCTGTTGCTGATTCAGACTTACCTGAGAGGATACAG ATGATTGAGGACATTGTAGGATCTATTCCAGTTGACAGAATGAGTATTGAAGAAGAAAGTTCTTGGATACTACGCCAACTTGAATCCAACATAAATCCTTTCTTCAGTGAGGCCAAATCCTGTGGACTAGGTGATTCAGTAAATAGAGAGGATATTGTTAGGTTCTTGGAATTGTATCATATAAAGAAATATGAT ATTCCGTTTATTGCCATGTACCGTAAAGAACAATGCCCCAGTCTTCTGAGAGATGGTAAACAGGATGACTCAGAAAGCACATTATTGAATGATGGTGAGGGAAAACCTAAACTGAACTGGCACAAG ATACTCTGGATAATCAAGGAATTGGACATAAAATGGTTACATCTTCAGAAACGAAAGAGCATGCTCCAAAGATACTATAACAAACATTTTGAGGATGAATGCCAAATGTCTTTCCTTGCCGAGGAATCCAGTTTCCACAAGCAGATTTTTGACTCGATCACCAATATGCTCGAGAAGGCTGAAACAGAGAAAGAGATTGATGATGTTGATATGAAGTTTAATTTGTATTTTCCACCAGCTGATGAGTTCTTAAGTAGTGGTTATAAAAGGCCTCTGATGAAGACATACTATTCCGATTGCAGAAAGGCAGGATTATCTTCACTTGCTAGGAAAATTGGAAATCCTGAGAAATTTAGTTCTCTAGTTACTCTTAACAGAGTG GGAGTTGCCAGTGAAGAAGATCCAGAGGAATCTCCAGAGGAGATGGCTGCAATATATACATGTGAAACTTTTCGAACTTCCGAAGCCGTACTTAAAGGCGCCAGGCACATG gCTTCCTTGATGTTAAGCTGTGAGATACCTTTCAGGAAACATGTCCGCAGCATATTTATGGATAAGGCTTTAGTATCAACTAGCCCTACATTGAAAGGAAATATAGCAATAGATTCCTTTCATGAATTTGCTGGGTTTAAGTGGCTGAAGGACAAACCTCTCTTGAAGTTTGAGGATTCTCAGTGGCTTCTCATTCAGAAGGGTGAAGAAGAGGAACTTCTTAAAGTTGAAATAAAGTTGCCTGATGATGCTGTAAAGGAGTTGTTGGCGATCTTCAACGATGCTTATCTCAAAGACTCTGAAGGAACATCTACTCAACTTTGGAATGAGCAGCGTAAATCAATCGTGCAGGATACTATTTCAAGCATTCTTTTGCCATCTATGGAGAAGGAAGCACGTGCGTTGTTAAATGCTAAGGCCAAAATCTGCTCATTAATGAAGTATGGGATGCAGTTTTGGAACAGAATCTCTGTGGCACCGTATCTAAACAATGACAATGCTGCTGCACAAGAGCGGGGAGTAGTGGCTTGTTGCTGGGGAAATGGTAAGCCAGGTACCACATTTGTCATGTTGGATTCTAAAGGCGAGTTGGTTGATATAATGCATGCCGGGTCACTGACACTGCGATCTCAGAATGTCAATGATCAGCAGCGCAGAAAAAGTGACCAGAAGTGTGTCCTCAAGTTCCTAACAATTCATCGACCAAAGGTTATTGTACTAGGAGCTGCCAATGCGACCTGTATAAGGTTGAAGGAGGACATCAATGAG ATTATTTCCATGATGTCTGAGGACAATTTTCAAGACGTCAGTCAAGAGATGAATGGACTACCAGCAGTTGTATTGGGGGACGAAGGCTTGCCACATCTCTATGAAGAGTCAGAGATATCAATGAGCCAGTTCCCCAGACAATATG GCATTGTAAAGAGAGCTGTGGCCCTTGGACGTTACCTTCTAAATCCACTGGCAATGGTTGCAACTCTCTGTGGAGTCAATAAAGAGGTATTGTCTTGGAAATTAAACCCTCTGGAGAGATTCCTATCAAGTGATGAGAAAATGGAGATGATAGAATGGATCATGATAGATATTACTAACCAAGTAGGTATAGACATAAATATGGGAATTAGACATGACTGGCTGTTGGCACCGTTGCTGTTTGTTTCTGGTCTTGGACCCACGAAAGCTGGTGTTTTGCACCGAGAACTACTTGGAGGTACAGATGTGAGAAATCGGAAGGACTTGGCTAAATTTGGACTGAACACAAAAAGGGTTTTCTGCAATGCTGTTGGTTTTTTACAGGTTTCTGGTGATGACCCAAATTTTATTGATACTGCTGGCAATATCCTTGACCGTACGAGAATTCATCCAGAGTCATATAGTCTTGCTGAGGAATTAGCTAAAGCTGTTGTTACTATACATTATGCTGATGCCAATGATACCCAAGTGAATGCAATTGAATGTATTCAAAATGAACCAAAACTGCTAGAGAGTTTTGATCTAAATGAATATGCTGATAGAATGGAAACTGAAAAAGGTGAATACAAAAGAGTTACTCTTTTTGACATGAAGATGGAACTAGTCCATGGATTTAATGATCCCAGAAGTCCTTATCAGGAACCGACTCAAGAGGATGAGTTCTACATGGTAACTGGAGAAACAGGGGTTGCACTGATTGAAGGAGAAAGAGTTCAGGCAACAGTTCGCCGTGTGCTGGCTCGTCAGGCATTCTGTGTGCTTGAATCTGGAATATCTGGAGTACTGTTTAAGGAGGACTTTTCAGATGATATTGGGGATATACCATTGACTGAAAAATTGCGTGAAGGCGTTGTGCTGAAATGCAAGATCAAACTAATTGATAAGAGTAGATGCCAGGTTAATCTGACATGTAAAGTGAGTGAATTGAAGAGTGTTGGTGATCAAAGTTTCCGCGACATGGATCCCTATTATTGTCAAGGAAACTTCGACTTGCTAAGTAAACAAGAGTCAACAGACAAAAAGGATGTAAATAAAAATTTCTTGTCGAGAAAAATTTCTCATCCCCATTTTCAGAATATAACTGCAGATCAGGCAAAGGAG TTCCTTGCAGAGAAGATCGTTGGGGAATTTATCTTCCACCCAAGTTCAAGGGGTCTATGTTATTTGACCCTATCTCTTAAATTTTTTGACGCACTTTATGTGCACAAAGACATTTTGGAAGGTGAGAAGAGTGATGATATGAATAGCTTGGTTGAACTTGGAAGGACATTAAAAGTAGGAGATGAAATATTTGAGAGCATAGATAAG GTTATTGAACTCTATGTCAACCCATTGGTAGTTCATCTGAAAGATTTGATTAATTTCCGAAAATTTAAAAAGGGCACCAAAGCGGAAGTTGACGAACTATTGAAACACGAGAAGGAGGAATATCCAAACAGGATACCATATGGCATTGGCATTTCGTTTGAGCATCCTGGGGTTTTTATATTGTCTTACATTAGAAGTACAAATCCACATCATGAGTATATTGCTCTCCATCCAAAAGGATTCAAATTCAGGAAGCAAATATTCAACAATGTTGAGCAGCTGATGGCATATTTCCAAAATCATATCAATGATAATGTTGCACGAGCAAATGACCAATCAAAAG ATTACAATGACAGTGGGGGTGGCCGCGGCCGCGGTCGTGGTCGTGGCGGGGGTGGTGGTTCATGCTACAAATGTGGTGAGTCGGGTCACATGGCTAGGGAGTGCACTCAGGAGGGTGGTGGAGGTGGAGGTGGAGGGAGGGGCGGTGGTGGTGGAACATGCTACAAATGTGGTGAGTCAGGTCACATGGCTAGGGAATGCACGCAAGAGGGTGGTGGAGGTGGAGGGAGGGGTGGCGGTGGAACATGCTACAAATGTGGTGAGTCAGGTCACATGGCTAGGGAATGCACTCAAGAGGGTGGCGGAGGTGGAGGAAGGGGTGGTGGTGGAACATGCTACAAATGTGGTGAGTCGGGTCATATGGCTAGGGAATGCACTCAGGAGGGTGGCGGAGGTGGAGGGAGAGGCGGCGGTGGTGGCGGAGCATGTTACAAATGTGGTGAGTCAGGTCACATGGCTAGGGAATGCACTCAAGAGGGCGGTGGAGGTGGAGGGAGGGGAGGTGGTTCATGCTACAAATGTGGTGAGTCAGGTCACATGGCTAGGGAATGCACTCAAGAGGGTGGTGGAGGTGGAGGGTGGAGCAGCAGTGGTGGGCGAAGAGGTGGAAGAGGCCGTGGCCGTGGACGTGGTTCTAGCTATAGCTCTTTCTCTCATGATGATAGCGTTGATGTCAACGATGGTGGTGGGTTTGGTACTTCAAATGGTGGGAGTGGATGGGGAGGAACTGGTGGTGGGAGTGGATGGGGAGGGAGTGGTGGTAAAAGTTGGGGTGGAAATAGTACTAATGAAGAAAGCAATCCCGAAAAAGGTGGTTGGGGGGTCACAGCTGCCGATAATGGTGGATCTGGAAATGATAATTCTGGATGGAGTTCCGCTCATGGGAAGAATGCAACCTCTTCTGGTGGTGAGAGTGGATGGGGAGCAACTGGTGGTAAAAGTTGGGGTGGAAATAGTTCTAACAAAGAAAGCAATACAACAGAAGGTGGTTGGGGAGTCACAACTGGATCGGGAAATGAAACAGGTGGTACAAGTTGGGGTGGAAATAGTACTAACAAAGAGAGCAATGCAACAAAAGGTGGTTGGGGAGTCACAACTGGATCTGGAAATGAAATTGGTGGTAAAAGTTGGGGTGGAAATAGTACTAACAAAGAGAGCAATACAGCAGTAG GTGGTTGGGGAGTCACGGCTGGATCTGGAAATGAAACTGGTGGTAAAAGTTGGGGTGGAAATAGTACTAACAAAGAAAGCAATACAACAGAAG GTGGTTGGGGAGTCATGGCTGGATCTGGAAATGAAACTGGTGGTAAAAGTTGGGGTGGTACTAGTACTAACAATGAAAGCAATACAACAGGAGGTGGTTGGGGAGTCACGGCTGCATCTGGAAATGAAACTGGTGGTAAAAGTTGGGGTGGAAATAGTACTAACAAAGAAAGCAATACAACAGAAGGTGGTTGGGGAGTCACAACTGGATCTGGAAATGAAACTGGTGGTAAAAGTTGGGGTGGAAATAGTACTAACAAAGAAAGCAATACAACAGGTGGTTGGGGAGTCACAACTGGATCTGGAAATCAAGATTCTGGATGGAGTTCTGGTCATTGGAAGAATGCAGCTCCTTCTGGTGGTGAGAGTGGATGGGGAGGGACTAATGGGGGAAGTGGATGGGGAGGTACTGGAGGGAGTGGGGGTAAAAGTTGGGGTGGAAGTAGTACATATGAAGAAAATAATACAGCAGAAGGCGGAGGCAGTGGCTATGGAGGCGGTGGTGGACGAGGAAGTGGACGAGGTGGTGGGGCGTGTTTCAAGTGTGGTGAATCGGGTCACATGGCTAGGGACTGCACCCAAGAGGGAGGTGGAGGGAGGGGTGGTGGTGGACGGGGAGGTGGTAGAGGTGGTGGGGCGTGCTTCAAATGTGGTGAATCAGGTCACATGGCTAGGGACTGCACCCAAGAGGGTGGTGGAGGTGGACGAGGAGGCGGAAGAGGTGGTGGGGCGTGCTTCAAGTGTGGTGAGTCGGGTCACATGTCTAGGGAATGCACCCAGAATGGTGGTGGAGGTGGAGGAGGATGGGGAGGCGGTGGACGAGGAGGCGGAAGAGGTGGTGGCGTGTGCTTCAAGTGTGGTGAGTCAGGGCACATGGCTAGGGAATGCACCCAGGAGGGTGGAGGAGGTGGAGGGAGGGGTAGTGGCGGTGGTGGAGCATGCTTCAAATGTGGCGAGTCTGGTCACATGGCTAGGGAATGCACCCAAGAGGGTGGCAGTGGCGGAGGTGGTGGAGGGAGGTATGGGGGCGGCGGCGGTGGAAACTGTTTCAAATGTGGGGAGTCTGGGCATTTTGCGAGAGAATGCCCATCCAGCACTAGTTGA